One window from the genome of Trabulsiella odontotermitis encodes:
- the elaB gene encoding stress response protein ElaB, translating into MSYHSYDSRIDDDLTLLSETLEEVLRSSGDPADQKYIELKARAEQALHDVKTRVSQASDTYYYRAKQAVYRADDYVHDKPWQGIGVGAAAGLVLGLLLARR; encoded by the coding sequence ATGTCTTATCATTCTTATGATTCACGTATTGATGACGACCTGACCCTGCTAAGTGAAACGCTGGAAGAGGTGTTACGCTCCTCCGGCGACCCGGCTGACCAGAAATATATCGAACTGAAAGCGCGCGCCGAACAGGCGCTGCACGATGTGAAAACCCGCGTCAGCCAGGCCTCGGATACCTACTATTACCGTGCAAAACAGGCGGTTTACCGTGCCGATGATTACGTGCATGATAAACCGTGGCAGGGGATTGGCGTCGGCGCCGCGGCCGGGCTGGTGTTAGGTCTGCTGCTGGCTCGCCGCTGA
- the nuoN gene encoding NADH-quinone oxidoreductase subunit NuoN, with protein MTITPQQLIALLPLLIVGLTVVVVMLSIAWRRNHFLNATLSVIGLNVALVSLWFVGQAGAMDVTPLMRVDGYAMLYTGLVLLASLATCTFAYPWLEGYTDNKEEFYLLVLIAALGGILLANANHLAALFLGIELISLPLFGLIGYAFRQKRSLEASIKYTILSAAASSFLLFGMALVYANSGNLSFVALGKSLADNALHEPLLLAGLGMMIVGLGFKLSLVPFHLWTPDVYQGAPAPVSTFLATASKIAIFGVVMRLFLYMPVGDSEAVRVVLGLIAFASIIFGNLMALSQTNIKRLLGYSSISHLGYLLVALIALHSGEMSMETVGVYLAGYLFSSLGAFGVVSLMSSPYRGPDADSLFSYRGLFWHRPILSAVMTVMMLSLAGIPMTLGFIGKFYVLAVGVNAHLWWLTAAVVIGSAIGLYYYLRVAVSLYLSAPQQLNRDAPTNWQYSAGGIVVLISALLVLILGVWPQPLISIVQLAMPML; from the coding sequence ATGACAATAACTCCACAACAACTGATTGCGCTGCTACCGCTGCTGATCGTCGGCTTGACGGTGGTGGTTGTGATGCTCTCCATTGCGTGGCGACGCAACCATTTTCTCAATGCCACGCTGTCGGTCATTGGGCTGAACGTCGCACTCGTATCGCTCTGGTTTGTTGGCCAGGCTGGCGCGATGGATGTCACGCCGCTGATGCGCGTAGACGGCTATGCCATGCTCTACACCGGTCTGGTGCTGCTGGCGAGCCTCGCCACCTGTACTTTTGCCTATCCGTGGCTTGAGGGCTACACCGACAACAAAGAAGAGTTCTACCTGCTGGTGCTGATCGCAGCGCTGGGTGGGATCCTGCTGGCGAACGCGAACCATCTGGCAGCGCTGTTCCTCGGTATCGAACTGATCTCTCTGCCGCTGTTCGGCCTGATTGGCTACGCGTTCCGTCAGAAACGTTCTCTGGAAGCGAGCATCAAATACACCATCCTCTCTGCTGCAGCGTCGTCATTCCTGCTGTTCGGTATGGCACTGGTGTATGCGAACTCCGGCAACCTGTCGTTCGTGGCGCTCGGTAAGAGCCTGGCGGACAACGCCCTGCACGAACCGCTGCTGCTGGCGGGACTGGGTATGATGATCGTCGGCCTTGGCTTCAAACTGTCGCTGGTGCCGTTCCATCTGTGGACGCCAGATGTATATCAGGGGGCGCCTGCGCCGGTCTCCACCTTCCTGGCGACTGCCAGCAAAATCGCCATTTTTGGCGTGGTGATGCGTCTGTTCCTGTATATGCCGGTCGGCGACAGCGAAGCAGTACGCGTGGTGCTGGGGCTTATCGCCTTCGCCTCTATCATCTTCGGTAACCTGATGGCGCTGAGCCAGACTAACATTAAGCGTCTGCTCGGTTACTCCTCCATCTCTCATCTCGGCTACCTGCTGGTGGCGCTGATTGCCCTGCACAGTGGCGAGATGTCGATGGAAACCGTCGGCGTTTACCTGGCCGGTTACCTGTTCAGCAGCCTCGGCGCCTTCGGCGTGGTGAGCCTGATGTCCAGCCCGTACCGCGGTCCGGACGCAGATTCCCTGTTCTCCTACCGTGGTCTGTTCTGGCACCGTCCGATCCTCTCAGCTGTCATGACGGTGATGATGCTGTCACTGGCGGGTATCCCGATGACGCTCGGCTTTATCGGTAAATTCTATGTACTGGCAGTGGGTGTGAATGCGCACCTGTGGTGGCTGACAGCGGCGGTGGTGATTGGTTCTGCCATCGGTCTCTACTACTACCTGCGTGTCGCAGTGAGCCTGTACCTGAGCGCGCCGCAGCAACTGAATCGCGATGCACCGACCAACTGGCAGTATAGCGCCGGGGGTATCGTGGTGCTGATCTCCGCGTTGCTGGTGCTGATCTTAGGCGTCTGGCCGCAGCCGCTTATCAGCATTGTCCAGTTGGCGATGCCGATGCTGTAA
- the menF gene encoding isochorismate synthase MenF: MQSISAALEDLQAALDTGFPDSPGLHVLDTAFPLNDSFDPLSWLCSQRCWPQFYWQQRNGDDEIAALGAVKSFSSLADASHFLQAPELPDDLRICGMNAFNPQQGALFLPRLEWRRNAGNASLRLVLYSDRSLRDDAAQAREFFASLKEGKLLPPLQVTLQAERHHPEHPQWIQLVSDAVSTIASGALDKVVLARATDLEFTDTLNAGAIMAASRRLNLRCYHFYQAFDAGHAFLGSSPERLWRRRGKLLRTEALAGTVASDPDEAQAQLLADWLMKDDKNQRENMLVVEDICQRLQTAVQTLEVLPPQVVTLRKVQHLRRCIWTELAHADDERCLHLLQPTAAVAGLPRTPARAWIEQHEPFTREWYAGSAGYLSRQQSEFCVALRSAKVDGKTLRLYAGAGIVSGSDPEQEWQEIDNKAAGLRTLLFD; encoded by the coding sequence GTGCAATCCATATCCGCTGCGCTGGAGGATCTGCAGGCCGCATTAGACACCGGTTTTCCGGATTCGCCTGGCCTGCATGTTCTCGACACCGCCTTCCCGCTAAATGATTCCTTCGATCCGCTCTCCTGGTTGTGCAGCCAGCGCTGCTGGCCGCAGTTTTACTGGCAACAGCGTAACGGCGATGATGAAATCGCCGCGCTGGGGGCGGTAAAATCTTTCTCGTCGCTCGCCGATGCCAGCCATTTTCTGCAAGCACCGGAACTCCCCGACGATTTACGTATTTGCGGTATGAATGCGTTTAATCCGCAGCAGGGAGCGTTATTTCTGCCGCGTCTGGAATGGCGACGCAATGCCGGGAATGCTTCGCTACGGCTGGTGCTATACAGCGATCGTTCACTGCGCGATGACGCGGCGCAGGCGCGTGAGTTTTTCGCTTCCCTGAAAGAGGGCAAACTGTTGCCGCCGTTGCAGGTGACTTTGCAGGCGGAGCGGCACCATCCCGAACATCCTCAATGGATACAACTGGTCAGCGACGCTGTCTCGACCATCGCCAGCGGTGCGCTGGACAAAGTCGTGCTCGCCAGAGCCACCGATCTTGAGTTTACCGATACCCTCAACGCCGGGGCGATCATGGCCGCCAGCCGCCGTCTGAACCTGCGTTGCTATCATTTCTATCAGGCTTTTGATGCCGGTCACGCTTTCCTGGGATCTTCGCCCGAGCGGTTGTGGCGTCGCCGTGGCAAACTGCTCCGCACCGAAGCGCTGGCAGGCACGGTGGCGAGCGACCCTGATGAGGCACAGGCGCAATTGCTCGCCGACTGGCTGATGAAGGACGATAAAAACCAGCGTGAAAATATGCTGGTAGTGGAAGACATTTGTCAGCGCTTACAAACAGCGGTGCAGACACTGGAAGTGCTCCCACCGCAAGTGGTCACGCTGCGCAAAGTGCAGCATCTGCGGCGTTGCATCTGGACGGAGCTGGCGCATGCGGATGACGAGCGCTGCCTGCATTTACTGCAACCCACCGCCGCCGTCGCAGGTTTGCCCCGCACTCCGGCTCGCGCGTGGATCGAACAGCATGAGCCCTTCACCCGTGAATGGTATGCCGGGTCGGCGGGTTATCTGTCCCGCCAGCAAAGCGAGTTTTGCGTGGCCCTGCGCTCCGCAAAAGTCGACGGTAAAACGCTGCGCTTATACGCTGGTGCCGGAATAGTAAGCGGTTCTGACCCGGAACAGGAATGGCAGGAAATCGATAATAAAGCGGCAGGTTTGCGGACGTTACTATTTGATTGA
- a CDS encoding GNAT family N-acetyltransferase has translation MIQWQDLHHSQLSVPQLYALLQLRCEVFVVEQTCPYQDVDGEDLLGENRHILGWRGDQLVAYARILKSDDELEPVVIGRVIISPAARGEKLGYQLMEKTLASCRQHWPQKALYLGAQAHLQGFYAHFGFVPVTDVYDEDGIAHIGMAREVVPL, from the coding sequence ATGATTCAGTGGCAGGATCTTCATCATTCTCAACTTTCCGTTCCGCAACTTTACGCGCTGTTGCAACTGCGCTGTGAAGTGTTTGTCGTGGAGCAAACGTGCCCGTATCAGGACGTCGATGGCGAAGATCTGCTGGGGGAAAACCGACATATTCTTGGCTGGCGCGGTGACCAACTGGTGGCGTATGCGAGGATTCTGAAAAGCGACGACGAGCTGGAGCCGGTGGTCATTGGCCGCGTCATCATCAGCCCGGCGGCGCGCGGTGAAAAACTTGGATATCAGTTGATGGAGAAAACGCTGGCAAGCTGCCGTCAGCACTGGCCGCAGAAGGCGTTGTACCTCGGTGCGCAGGCGCATTTACAGGGATTTTACGCTCACTTTGGCTTTGTGCCGGTAACTGATGTGTATGACGAAGATGGCATTGCGCATATCGGCATGGCGCGCGAGGTTGTCCCTCTTTGA
- the nuoM gene encoding NADH-quinone oxidoreductase subunit M, with translation MLLPWLILIPFIGGFLCWQTERFGVKVPRWIALITMGLTLALGLQLWLQGGYSLTQSTGIPQWQSEYILPWIPRFGINIHLAIDGLSLLMVVLTGLLGVLAVLCSWREIEKYQGFFHLNLMWILGGVIGVFLAIDMFLFFFFWEMMLVPMYFLIALWGHKASDGKTRITAATKFFIYTQASGLVMLIAILALVFVHYNATGIWTFSYEDLLKTPMSHGVEYLLMLGFFIAFAVKMPVVPLHGWLPDAHSQAPTAGSVDLAGILLKTAAYGLLRFSLPLFPNASAEFAPIAMWLGVIGIFYGAWMAFAQTDIKRLIAYTSVSHMGFVLIAIYTGSQLAYQGAVIQMIAHGLSAAGLFIICGQLYERLHTRDMRMMGGLWSKIKWLPALSLFFAVATLGMPGTGNFVGEFMILFGSFHVVPGITVISTFGLVFASVYSLAMLHRAYFGKAKSEIAAQELPGMSLRELFIILLLVVLLVLLGFYPQPILDTSHSAMGNIQQWFVNSVSTTRP, from the coding sequence ATGTTATTACCTTGGTTAATTTTAATCCCGTTTATCGGCGGCTTCCTTTGCTGGCAGACCGAACGCTTCGGTGTGAAGGTGCCACGCTGGATCGCGCTGATCACAATGGGACTGACGCTGGCGCTTGGCCTGCAACTGTGGTTGCAGGGCGGCTACTCTCTGACGCAATCCACCGGTATTCCTCAGTGGCAGTCTGAATATATCCTGCCGTGGATCCCGCGCTTCGGCATCAACATTCATCTGGCTATCGACGGCCTGTCGCTGCTGATGGTGGTGCTGACCGGCCTGCTCGGTGTGCTGGCGGTGCTCTGTTCCTGGCGTGAAATCGAGAAATATCAGGGCTTTTTCCACCTCAACCTGATGTGGATCCTGGGCGGCGTTATCGGCGTGTTCCTTGCCATCGACATGTTCCTGTTCTTCTTCTTCTGGGAAATGATGCTGGTGCCGATGTACTTCCTGATTGCACTGTGGGGTCACAAAGCGTCAGACGGTAAAACGCGTATCACGGCGGCGACCAAGTTCTTCATCTACACCCAGGCGAGCGGTCTGGTGATGCTGATTGCCATCCTGGCGCTGGTGTTTGTGCATTACAACGCGACCGGCATCTGGACGTTCAGCTACGAAGACCTGCTGAAAACCCCGATGTCCCACGGCGTGGAATATCTGCTGATGCTCGGCTTCTTCATCGCTTTCGCGGTGAAAATGCCAGTGGTGCCGCTGCACGGCTGGCTGCCTGATGCGCACTCTCAGGCACCGACCGCGGGTTCTGTTGACCTCGCGGGGATTTTGCTGAAAACCGCGGCCTACGGTCTGCTGCGTTTCTCGCTGCCGCTGTTCCCGAACGCTTCTGCGGAGTTTGCGCCGATTGCCATGTGGCTGGGCGTGATTGGCATCTTCTACGGCGCGTGGATGGCCTTCGCACAGACGGACATCAAGCGTCTGATTGCTTACACCTCCGTATCGCACATGGGCTTCGTGCTGATTGCTATCTACACCGGCAGCCAGCTGGCGTATCAGGGTGCGGTGATCCAGATGATTGCGCATGGTCTGTCCGCAGCGGGTCTGTTCATTATCTGTGGTCAGCTGTATGAACGTCTGCACACGCGCGACATGCGCATGATGGGCGGTCTGTGGAGCAAAATTAAATGGCTGCCAGCGCTGTCACTGTTCTTTGCCGTGGCGACGCTGGGTATGCCGGGTACCGGGAACTTCGTGGGCGAATTCATGATCCTGTTCGGCAGCTTCCATGTAGTGCCGGGCATTACCGTGATTTCAACGTTCGGTCTGGTCTTTGCGTCCGTTTACTCACTGGCGATGCTGCATCGCGCTTACTTCGGTAAAGCAAAAAGTGAGATTGCGGCGCAGGAACTGCCGGGGATGTCGCTGCGTGAGCTGTTTATCATCCTGTTGCTGGTCGTGCTGCTGGTGCTGTTGGGCTTCTACCCGCAGCCGATTCTGGATACTTCGCACTCTGCAATGGGCAATATCCAGCAGTGGTTTGTTAATTCTGTTTCTACTACAAGGCCGTAA
- a CDS encoding AAA family ATPase codes for MQQVYRLESVTLKGIGVFEHTHIDFPPIKHEGQDARKAEIHIFTGPNGCGKSTMLYALASILDFGREAYALIQKRYHSKESCVCFQFAGIKGMNLIAHQPLPSGYKKILSSTGYQIVIEQNAVDNLVKNQPYLNVNDSLNIKSFDFAAFAYSGSRNQVSNFEVTAIQEVKQSPFEHALSFSNTVRPQILTQWIANNRTKAALARAEESEDEALSYDSALERISQFIQDVCGIEAVFQLKRNPLTVVINVEGESIAFDTLPEGLKSIITWVADLALRLEGIPWKEKKDIFSQPIILFLDEVDIHLHPKWQRRILPAIQKLLPNAQVFVSTHSPFVVGSVEDAFVYRLPEPQHNVCRDPSVPDIVSAIDSKAGKSYQLILSDVFGIDEEFDVETEEQLAAFKAHIREHLVTGQHNEVINSLAKTLSDKGEELSEIVRLELRQMQRQLSKKQG; via the coding sequence ATGCAGCAGGTGTATCGGTTAGAAAGTGTTACCTTAAAAGGTATTGGTGTCTTTGAGCACACCCACATTGATTTTCCACCGATTAAGCATGAAGGGCAGGACGCCAGAAAAGCGGAAATCCATATCTTCACCGGGCCAAATGGCTGCGGAAAGAGCACGATGCTGTATGCGCTGGCAAGCATCTTAGATTTCGGTCGAGAGGCGTATGCATTAATTCAAAAGCGCTACCATAGTAAAGAAAGTTGTGTTTGTTTTCAATTTGCTGGAATAAAGGGAATGAACCTGATTGCGCATCAGCCCTTACCTTCTGGTTATAAAAAAATCCTCTCTTCAACAGGATATCAAATAGTCATAGAACAGAACGCGGTTGATAATCTTGTTAAAAATCAGCCGTATCTTAATGTTAACGATAGTTTGAATATCAAGAGTTTTGATTTTGCTGCCTTTGCTTATTCAGGTAGTCGAAACCAGGTATCGAATTTTGAAGTGACTGCAATTCAGGAGGTTAAGCAATCTCCTTTTGAACATGCTCTTTCGTTTTCCAATACAGTACGGCCACAAATTCTTACCCAGTGGATTGCGAATAATCGAACCAAAGCGGCGCTGGCACGGGCAGAAGAATCAGAAGACGAAGCACTTTCTTATGACAGCGCATTAGAGCGAATCTCACAATTTATTCAGGACGTATGTGGTATTGAGGCTGTATTTCAGTTGAAACGCAACCCCCTGACCGTTGTGATAAATGTCGAAGGGGAATCCATTGCCTTTGACACCTTGCCGGAAGGATTAAAATCGATAATAACCTGGGTTGCGGATCTCGCTTTGCGACTGGAAGGGATCCCCTGGAAAGAAAAAAAGGATATTTTCTCTCAGCCGATTATTTTATTCCTGGATGAAGTCGATATCCATCTTCACCCTAAATGGCAAAGACGGATCCTGCCCGCAATACAAAAGCTATTACCTAATGCGCAAGTTTTTGTTTCAACCCACTCACCCTTCGTGGTGGGATCGGTAGAAGATGCATTTGTTTATCGATTACCAGAACCACAGCATAACGTTTGTCGGGATCCATCGGTGCCAGATATTGTGTCTGCAATTGATTCCAAAGCAGGGAAAAGTTACCAACTTATACTGTCTGATGTTTTTGGTATCGATGAAGAATTTGATGTTGAAACTGAGGAACAATTAGCAGCATTCAAAGCGCACATCCGCGAGCATTTAGTGACAGGGCAGCATAATGAAGTTATAAATTCGCTTGCGAAAACGCTGAGTGATAAAGGTGAAGAGCTTTCCGAAATAGTTCGGCTCGAATTACGGCAGATGCAACGGCAACTGAGCAAAAAACAAGGATAA
- the rnz gene encoding ribonuclease Z: MELIFLGTSAGVPTRTRNMTSIILNLQQPTLAETWLFDCGEGTQHQFLKTDLHPGKLNKIFITHLHGDHLFGLPGLLCSRSMQGNSLPLTLYGPKGLKEFVEVALRLSGSWTDYPLTVEEISSGRVFDDQHYTVTAFPLNHPLECYGYRIEEHDKPGALNAAALAEDGVPPGPLYQLLKQGQAVTLEDGRTIDGKRYLGPATPGRSLAIFGDTAPCPAALELARGVDLMVHEATLEAAMEEKANSRGHSSSLQAAAVAQAAGVKRLVITHVSSRYDAEGCQRLLDESRSRFANTLLAEDFMTISL; this comes from the coding sequence TTGGAATTGATTTTTCTGGGGACATCCGCCGGCGTGCCGACCCGTACCCGTAATATGACGTCGATAATACTGAATTTGCAACAGCCTACGCTGGCAGAAACCTGGCTTTTTGACTGCGGCGAAGGCACGCAGCATCAGTTTCTGAAAACGGATCTGCATCCTGGCAAGCTGAATAAAATCTTTATCACGCACCTGCACGGCGATCACCTGTTCGGTTTGCCCGGCCTGCTGTGCAGCCGTTCAATGCAGGGAAACTCACTGCCGTTGACGCTGTACGGCCCCAAAGGGCTGAAAGAGTTTGTCGAGGTGGCGCTGCGGCTCAGCGGTTCGTGGACCGACTACCCGTTAACCGTCGAAGAAATTTCCTCAGGACGCGTATTTGACGATCAACACTACACAGTGACAGCGTTCCCGCTTAACCATCCGCTGGAATGTTACGGCTATCGCATTGAAGAACATGACAAACCCGGCGCGCTGAACGCCGCAGCGCTGGCGGAGGACGGCGTACCGCCCGGACCGTTGTACCAGTTGCTCAAGCAGGGCCAGGCGGTGACGCTGGAAGATGGCCGCACTATCGACGGCAAACGCTATCTCGGCCCCGCCACACCTGGCCGGAGCCTGGCGATTTTTGGCGATACCGCCCCCTGCCCGGCGGCGCTGGAGTTAGCGCGCGGGGTTGACCTGATGGTGCATGAGGCGACGCTCGAAGCGGCAATGGAGGAAAAAGCCAACAGTCGCGGGCACTCTTCCTCGCTTCAGGCCGCCGCAGTGGCGCAAGCGGCAGGCGTCAAACGGCTGGTCATCACTCACGTCAGTTCGCGTTACGACGCCGAAGGATGCCAGCGTTTGCTGGACGAATCCCGCTCGCGCTTCGCTAACACGCTGCTGGCGGAGGACTTTATGACAATTTCGCTTTAA
- a CDS encoding chemotaxis protein, whose amino-acid sequence MDNFQKDIDDRANLTLSNRFELLLFRLGETVQGEKSELFGINVFKLREIVPMPAYTRPAGIKHPVLGMVNIRDQIIPVIDLPSVAGCKPVNGLNILLITEYARSVQAFAVESVENIIRLDWTQIHTAEKAVNGQYITSIACLDDDKDSNNLAMVIDVEQILYDIVPADHDLHATHLEAPKLKIKPGATAIVAEDSKVARAMLEKGLKAMDIPAQMHVTGKEAWEKIEKLAEEAQAAGVPISDKIALVLTDLEMPEMDGFTLTRKIKTDERLKHIPVVIHSSLSGNANEDHIRKVRADGYVAKFEINELSSVIGEVLERADQKTGGPLISRRQIA is encoded by the coding sequence ATGGATAATTTCCAGAAAGATATTGATGACAGGGCGAATCTCACCCTGTCTAACCGCTTTGAGCTGTTGCTGTTTCGTCTTGGTGAAACTGTGCAGGGTGAAAAATCAGAACTGTTTGGCATCAACGTTTTCAAGCTGCGCGAAATCGTCCCTATGCCCGCCTACACCAGACCTGCCGGTATTAAGCATCCCGTGCTGGGCATGGTCAACATCCGCGATCAAATCATTCCGGTCATCGACCTGCCGTCGGTCGCTGGCTGCAAGCCGGTTAACGGACTCAACATTCTGCTGATTACCGAATATGCGCGCAGCGTGCAGGCATTTGCTGTGGAGTCAGTTGAAAACATTATTCGCCTCGACTGGACGCAGATCCACACGGCGGAAAAAGCGGTTAACGGTCAGTACATCACCAGCATCGCCTGTCTGGATGATGACAAGGACAGCAATAACCTGGCGATGGTGATCGACGTGGAACAGATCCTGTATGACATCGTCCCTGCTGACCACGATCTCCACGCGACGCACCTTGAGGCACCAAAGCTGAAGATCAAACCGGGCGCGACGGCGATTGTCGCTGAAGATTCTAAAGTAGCGCGCGCGATGCTCGAAAAGGGGCTGAAGGCGATGGATATCCCGGCGCAGATGCATGTGACCGGCAAAGAAGCGTGGGAAAAAATCGAGAAGCTGGCAGAAGAAGCCCAGGCCGCGGGCGTGCCGATCTCCGATAAAATCGCGCTGGTGCTTACTGACCTCGAAATGCCGGAAATGGACGGTTTTACTTTAACGCGCAAAATCAAAACGGATGAGCGGCTGAAGCATATTCCGGTAGTGATCCACTCGTCGTTGTCAGGCAATGCTAACGAAGACCATATCCGCAAAGTGCGCGCCGATGGCTACGTAGCGAAATTTGAAATCAACGAGCTGTCATCAGTGATTGGAGAAGTGCTGGAGCGTGCCGACCAGAAAACCGGCGGACCGCTGATCAGCCGTCGGCAAATCGCGTAA
- the menD gene encoding 2-succinyl-5-enolpyruvyl-6-hydroxy-3-cyclohexene-1-carboxylic-acid synthase — protein MSVSAFNRRWAAVILEALTRHGVQHVCIAPGSRSTPLTLAAAENRSLIHHTHFDERGLGHLALGLAKGSKQPVAVIVTSGTAVANLYPALIEAGLTGEKLILLTADRPPELIDCGANQAIRQPGMFASHPTQTLSLPRPSQDIPARWLVSTLDNALAQQHAGGVHINCPFAEPLYGELDETGLDWQQQLGDWWQSDKPWLREDIQLESQQQRDWFFWRQKRGVVVAGRMSAAEGKLVAEWAKTLGWPLISDVLSQTGQPLPCADLWLGNARAVAELAQAQIVVQLGSSLTGKRLLQWQQTCEPQEYWLVDNLTGRLDPAHHRGRRLVNSVERWLELHPAENRTPWSTEIPRLSALAWDAVVATRDVFGEAQLAHRISNYLPEQGQLFVGNSLVVRLIDALGQLPAGYPVYSNRGASGIDGLISTAAGVQRASARPTLAIVGDLSALYDLNALSLLRQTSAPLVLIIVNNNGGQIFSLLPTPPEARERFYSMPQNVRFEHAAAMFGLRYHCPQNWQALEAALDGAWCAPVTTIIELVVNETDGTQTLQQLLAQVSTL, from the coding sequence ATGTCAGTAAGCGCATTTAACCGACGCTGGGCGGCGGTAATTCTGGAAGCATTAACTCGCCACGGCGTGCAGCATGTCTGCATTGCGCCTGGCTCGCGGTCGACGCCGCTGACACTGGCGGCGGCAGAAAACCGCTCACTCATTCATCACACCCATTTTGACGAACGCGGCCTGGGGCATCTGGCGCTCGGGCTGGCGAAAGGCAGCAAACAGCCGGTGGCCGTGATTGTGACCTCCGGCACGGCGGTGGCGAATCTCTATCCGGCGTTGATCGAAGCGGGTCTGACCGGGGAAAAACTGATCCTGCTGACTGCGGATCGACCGCCGGAACTGATTGACTGCGGTGCGAATCAGGCGATTCGTCAGCCGGGCATGTTCGCGTCACACCCAACGCAAACTCTCTCGTTACCGCGTCCGAGCCAGGATATTCCGGCGCGCTGGCTGGTGTCCACCCTTGATAACGCCCTCGCTCAGCAACACGCGGGCGGCGTGCATATTAACTGTCCGTTTGCCGAGCCGCTGTACGGCGAGCTGGATGAAACAGGCCTCGACTGGCAACAGCAACTGGGGGACTGGTGGCAAAGCGACAAACCGTGGCTGCGGGAAGATATCCAACTGGAGAGCCAGCAGCAGCGCGACTGGTTCTTCTGGCGGCAGAAACGCGGCGTCGTTGTCGCCGGGCGAATGAGCGCTGCCGAAGGGAAACTGGTGGCAGAATGGGCGAAAACACTCGGCTGGCCGCTGATTAGCGACGTGCTGTCGCAAACGGGGCAGCCGCTGCCCTGTGCGGATCTCTGGCTCGGCAATGCCCGCGCGGTGGCGGAACTGGCGCAGGCGCAAATCGTGGTGCAGCTTGGCAGCAGCCTGACCGGTAAACGTCTGCTGCAGTGGCAGCAAACCTGTGAACCACAGGAATACTGGCTGGTCGATAACCTGACCGGACGGCTTGATCCGGCGCATCACCGCGGGCGTCGTCTGGTCAACAGCGTTGAACGCTGGCTGGAACTGCATCCGGCAGAAAATCGCACGCCCTGGAGCACCGAAATCCCGCGTCTGTCAGCGCTGGCCTGGGACGCGGTCGTTGCAACACGCGACGTATTCGGCGAAGCACAACTGGCGCACCGCATCAGCAACTATCTGCCGGAGCAAGGGCAACTGTTTGTCGGCAACAGCCTGGTAGTGCGCCTGATAGACGCGCTGGGCCAGCTTCCGGCCGGATACCCGGTTTACAGCAACCGCGGTGCCAGCGGTATCGACGGCCTGATTTCCACCGCGGCAGGCGTTCAGCGCGCCAGCGCCAGACCGACACTGGCCATCGTTGGTGATCTCTCCGCGCTCTACGATCTTAATGCGCTGTCGCTGCTGCGGCAGACTTCCGCGCCGCTGGTGCTGATTATCGTCAATAACAACGGCGGGCAGATTTTCTCTCTGCTGCCGACGCCGCCAGAGGCGCGCGAACGTTTCTACAGCATGCCGCAGAACGTCCGCTTTGAACATGCCGCCGCCATGTTTGGTTTGCGCTACCACTGCCCGCAAAACTGGCAGGCGCTGGAAGCCGCGCTCGACGGCGCGTGGTGTGCGCCGGTGACCACCATTATTGAACTGGTAGTCAACGAGACAGACGGCACGCAAACGCTGCAACAATTGCTGGCACAGGTCAGCACGTTATGA